Proteins encoded in a region of the Candidatus Paracaedibacteraceae bacterium genome:
- a CDS encoding ABC transporter ATP-binding protein, with product MTTLSIKEITRSFQQGDEVLQILHGISFDINPGEIVALVGHSGAGKSTLLQIAGLLEPPTTGQVIMSGRDTAGMSEDERTALRNQYVGFVYQFHHLLPEFSALENVMMPQLIGGVSIGDAEVRARDLLTKLGLSHRVDHRPKKLSGGEQQRVAIARALANSPKILLADEPTGNLDYATSDVVFAEMMQLVRDTGMSALIATHNPDLAKRMDRIIEIKAGKLI from the coding sequence ATGACGACTCTATCTATTAAAGAAATTACCCGCAGCTTTCAACAAGGGGATGAAGTATTGCAAATCTTGCATGGCATTTCATTTGATATCAACCCCGGTGAAATCGTGGCATTAGTTGGACATAGTGGGGCAGGGAAATCGACCTTGCTTCAGATTGCAGGGCTTCTCGAGCCGCCAACTACAGGGCAAGTCATTATGTCAGGGCGAGATACTGCTGGTATGAGCGAGGATGAGCGGACAGCGTTACGTAATCAATATGTAGGGTTTGTCTATCAATTTCATCATCTATTGCCCGAGTTTTCCGCTCTTGAAAATGTGATGATGCCCCAACTTATCGGGGGTGTTTCAATAGGAGATGCTGAAGTCAGAGCCCGTGACTTATTGACGAAATTGGGGCTGTCTCACCGTGTTGATCATCGCCCAAAAAAATTATCGGGCGGTGAGCAGCAGCGAGTCGCTATTGCGCGAGCTTTAGCTAATTCCCCTAAGATTTTATTGGCGGATGAGCCAACAGGGAATTTGGATTATGCCACATCTGACGTGGTTTTTGCTGAGATGATGCAGTTGGTGCGCGATACAGGGATGTCAGCTTTGATTGCCACGCACAACCCAGATTTAGCTAAACGCATGGATCGAATTATCGAGATCAAAGCGGGGAAGTTAATCTGA
- a CDS encoding cytochrome c oxidase assembly protein — MNSTPSNKRNNLGIILAFLAFGMLGLAFASVPLYKMFCQVTGFGGTTKKAVAPSPGARDRQITVRFNANIDPKLPWTFRPKQLKIKVNIGQNAMAFYESYNTASIPITGMAIYNVTPDKAGKYFLKVACFCFDEQTLQPRQRVDMPVMFYIDPEFADDPAMNDVQTITLSYTFYRFD, encoded by the coding sequence ATGAACTCCACCCCTTCGAATAAACGCAATAACCTTGGAATTATACTCGCCTTTCTGGCTTTTGGTATGCTGGGACTTGCCTTTGCCTCAGTCCCACTCTACAAGATGTTTTGTCAAGTCACAGGATTCGGTGGCACAACCAAAAAAGCCGTAGCCCCATCTCCCGGGGCCAGAGATCGTCAAATCACCGTCAGATTTAATGCCAATATTGACCCAAAGCTCCCTTGGACCTTTCGCCCTAAGCAGCTCAAGATCAAGGTTAATATTGGGCAAAATGCTATGGCCTTTTATGAATCCTATAACACAGCCTCAATACCAATCACAGGGATGGCAATCTATAACGTTACCCCAGATAAAGCAGGAAAATATTTCTTGAAGGTTGCCTGCTTTTGTTTTGATGAGCAAACCCTACAACCCCGCCAACGGGTTGACATGCCGGTTATGTTCTATATTGACCCCGAATTTGCCGATGACCCTGCCATGAACGATGTTCAGACAATAACCTTGTCTTATACGTTCTATCGATTTGATTGA
- a CDS encoding lipoprotein-releasing ABC transporter permease subunit, which yields MLAFRYLRSSKQEGFVSVIAWFSFIGIALGVATLIIVMSVMNGFRQELLERIIGMNGHIDITAIDRSFDDFDTTADKVHQVSGVIHAYPEVNRQAMLLYQGQARGVEVHGMRIDDLKKRDFIKQNITAGSLDQLGSFDDDGVKTDTIAIGQSLARILGLRVGDRVSLMSPQGTSSAFGTLPRQKSFLISAVFKAGVHQYDSAVIFMPLEAAQSFFRMGDGVTNLEVYVNNPDEVGKITYNIHNTLGDQFHLFNWQNSNNSLFQAVEVERNVMFIILTLIILIAAFNILSSLIMLVKDKTRDIAILRTMGASQSSMMRVFFLTGSTLGVVGTALGVTLGLAFAINIESIRQFLQSLTGANLFNEEIYFLTQLPCKIDSFDVIVTVSVALILTFLSTIYPSWRAARLDPVEALRQ from the coding sequence TTGCTCGCTTTTCGGTATCTAAGATCCTCTAAACAAGAGGGATTTGTTTCTGTTATTGCTTGGTTTTCCTTTATCGGGATTGCTTTGGGTGTTGCAACACTCATTATTGTGATGTCCGTGATGAACGGGTTTCGTCAGGAACTGTTGGAACGCATCATTGGCATGAACGGACATATTGATATTACGGCCATTGATCGATCTTTTGATGACTTTGATACAACGGCTGATAAAGTGCATCAAGTATCAGGGGTTATCCATGCTTATCCCGAAGTTAATCGACAAGCGATGTTGCTCTACCAGGGCCAGGCACGGGGTGTCGAGGTTCACGGCATGCGTATTGATGATCTGAAAAAACGGGATTTTATTAAGCAAAACATCACGGCGGGGTCCTTGGACCAACTGGGTTCCTTTGACGATGATGGCGTTAAAACAGATACCATTGCAATCGGTCAATCGTTGGCTCGGATTCTGGGGTTGCGCGTTGGGGATCGGGTTAGCCTGATGAGTCCCCAAGGAACCTCGTCGGCATTTGGCACATTACCGCGTCAAAAGTCCTTTTTGATCTCGGCCGTTTTTAAAGCAGGTGTTCATCAGTATGACTCGGCTGTGATCTTTATGCCATTAGAAGCCGCGCAGAGTTTCTTTCGCATGGGGGATGGCGTGACCAATCTTGAGGTTTACGTGAATAATCCCGATGAAGTTGGCAAAATTACGTACAATATTCACAATACCTTGGGCGATCAGTTCCATCTGTTCAATTGGCAGAATTCCAACAATAGCTTATTTCAGGCAGTGGAAGTCGAACGTAATGTTATGTTTATTATTTTGACGCTGATTATTTTGATTGCTGCCTTTAATATCCTATCTAGTCTTATTATGCTCGTTAAAGACAAAACCCGTGATATTGCGATTCTGCGGACCATGGGGGCCAGCCAAAGCAGCATGATGCGTGTATTCTTTTTAACGGGCTCAACACTTGGTGTTGTTGGGACGGCTTTGGGTGTTACTTTGGGGTTGGCTTTTGCTATCAATATTGAATCAATCCGTCAATTCTTACAGTCATTGACCGGCGCGAACCTTTTTAATGAAGAGATTTATTTTCTGACACAGTTACCGTGCAAGATTGATTCTTTTGATGTAATTGTTACAGTTTCTGTTGCTTTGATTCTAACATTCCTATCGACAATTTATCCATCTTGGCGGGCGGCCCGTTTGGATCCAGTGGAGGCTTTACGTCAATGA
- the rseP gene encoding RIP metalloprotease RseP, with amino-acid sequence MVETLLSMVHNLWPFLVLLTILVFIHELGHYLVARWNGVKIEVFSIGFGPELFGWTDKADTRWKFSLIPLGGYVKMYGDADAASKPDADATQAMTAEQKALTLQGKRVGQRIAVVAAGPAANYLLAIVILAGLYMVKGVPVIEPIVGTVVEQSVAQDLGLKANDKIVSLNGKSVESFDDLRFTLPTLIGKTIQIDVERDQKTVHLDGKMEHDGKATKSLGITPFLPDKPLYKAVGIFESAWLAVEYCWDMSVMTLKSLGQMLMGNRSSGELGGILSIGDMAKKSASQGWISFILLTALLSINLGLINLLPIPVLDGGHIVFYSIEGLIGRPVSEKAQEIAYTAGLLIVLTLMAVATWNDLSRFKIIAWVINLFN; translated from the coding sequence ATGGTCGAAACACTCCTGTCTATGGTCCATAATCTATGGCCTTTTCTTGTTTTACTAACAATTTTAGTTTTTATCCATGAATTGGGGCACTATCTAGTTGCTCGGTGGAATGGTGTTAAAATTGAGGTTTTTTCAATCGGATTTGGTCCTGAGTTGTTTGGTTGGACAGATAAAGCCGATACCCGTTGGAAATTTAGCCTAATCCCGTTGGGCGGATATGTTAAGATGTACGGTGATGCGGATGCTGCCAGTAAACCGGACGCAGATGCAACTCAAGCAATGACGGCTGAGCAAAAAGCACTAACCCTACAAGGTAAGCGCGTCGGGCAGCGTATTGCTGTGGTTGCAGCCGGACCGGCTGCAAACTATTTGCTGGCAATAGTTATTTTGGCCGGTTTATATATGGTTAAAGGTGTGCCTGTCATCGAGCCGATTGTTGGAACCGTTGTTGAGCAAAGTGTTGCTCAGGATTTAGGGCTCAAGGCCAATGATAAAATTGTATCATTGAATGGAAAATCTGTTGAGAGCTTTGATGATCTGAGATTTACTTTACCGACATTGATAGGGAAAACCATTCAAATTGATGTTGAGCGTGATCAGAAAACAGTCCATCTCGACGGGAAAATGGAACATGACGGCAAAGCGACAAAATCATTGGGTATCACGCCATTTCTGCCAGATAAACCGTTGTACAAGGCTGTTGGAATTTTTGAATCAGCTTGGCTTGCTGTGGAGTATTGTTGGGATATGTCTGTCATGACGTTAAAGTCTTTGGGGCAAATGCTCATGGGGAATCGGTCTTCGGGTGAGTTGGGTGGTATCTTGAGTATTGGTGATATGGCCAAGAAAAGTGCCTCACAAGGCTGGATTTCGTTTATTCTTTTGACAGCGTTGCTCTCTATAAATCTAGGTTTGATTAATTTGCTTCCGATTCCGGTCTTAGATGGTGGACACATTGTTTTTTATTCTATAGAAGGGCTTATTGGTCGCCCTGTTAGTGAAAAGGCTCAGGAAATTGCCTATACGGCGGGATTGTTGATTGTCTTAACGTTAATGGCAGTAGCGACGTGGAATGATTTATCGCGATTTAAAATTATTGCGTGGGTTATTAATTTATTTAATTGA
- the ffh gene encoding signal recognition particle protein — MFQSLSKRLTGVLDKLRSRGSLTEADVTAALREVRIALLEADVALPVVKQFVDGVKEKAIGQDVIKSVTPGQMVVKIVNDHLIEMLGTTAEEINLSTTPPAVILMVGLQGSGKTTSTGKLAKFLKEKLNKKVMMASLDVYRPAAQLQLETLGKQLSVDTLPIVDGEKPEAITKRALKTAKDKSVDVVLLDTAGRLHIDDDLMNEVVAIRQISNPIETFLVADAMTGQDAVTIAREFNEKVGVTGIILTRLDGDARGGAALSMRSVTGCPIKFMGMGEKLDQLEPFHPERIAGRILDMGDILSLVERASEVVDQEEAAKMAEKMQKGSFDLNDMEKQLLSMMKMGGMSGIMNMLPGVGKIKDKMAEVGMDDSVIKRQIAIIRSMTKKERRFPKLLNGSRRKRIAMGSGTEVHEVNRLMKQFDQMQTMMKRLGKMGKAGMMRGGLKGLFGR; from the coding sequence ATGTTCCAATCTTTATCTAAACGTTTAACAGGTGTTCTTGATAAGCTGCGCAGTCGCGGTTCTTTGACTGAGGCTGATGTCACAGCGGCTTTGCGTGAGGTTCGTATTGCTTTATTAGAGGCAGACGTTGCCTTGCCTGTCGTTAAGCAGTTTGTTGATGGCGTCAAAGAAAAAGCGATCGGGCAGGATGTCATTAAAAGTGTAACCCCAGGGCAGATGGTTGTGAAAATTGTGAACGACCATTTGATTGAAATGTTGGGGACAACTGCAGAAGAAATTAATCTATCCACAACGCCACCTGCTGTGATTTTGATGGTTGGTCTCCAAGGGTCTGGTAAAACCACATCCACAGGTAAGCTTGCCAAATTTTTGAAAGAAAAGCTCAATAAAAAAGTGATGATGGCGTCCTTAGACGTTTATCGTCCTGCAGCGCAACTTCAGCTTGAAACATTAGGTAAACAACTCTCTGTTGATACATTGCCGATTGTTGATGGGGAAAAACCGGAAGCGATCACCAAGCGCGCCCTGAAAACTGCAAAGGATAAAAGCGTTGATGTTGTCTTGCTCGATACGGCTGGGCGACTTCACATTGATGATGACTTGATGAACGAAGTTGTTGCTATTCGTCAAATTTCCAATCCAATCGAAACTTTTTTGGTTGCCGATGCCATGACCGGGCAAGATGCGGTGACGATTGCTCGTGAATTTAATGAAAAAGTCGGTGTGACTGGTATTATTCTGACGCGTTTGGATGGTGATGCCCGTGGTGGTGCGGCATTGTCCATGCGATCTGTTACTGGTTGTCCGATTAAATTTATGGGGATGGGGGAAAAGCTGGATCAGCTTGAGCCATTCCATCCTGAGAGAATCGCTGGCCGTATCCTGGATATGGGCGATATCCTAAGTTTAGTTGAGCGTGCATCCGAGGTTGTTGATCAAGAAGAGGCCGCTAAAATGGCCGAGAAAATGCAAAAAGGCTCCTTTGATCTGAATGATATGGAAAAGCAACTGCTCAGCATGATGAAGATGGGTGGCATGAGTGGCATCATGAATATGTTGCCGGGGGTTGGTAAAATCAAAGATAAGATGGCCGAGGTCGGCATGGATGACAGCGTGATCAAACGCCAGATCGCTATTATCCGATCGATGACAAAAAAAGAACGTCGCTTTCCCAAACTTTTGAATGGATCCCGTCGTAAACGGATTGCCATGGGATCAGGAACCGAAGTTCACGAAGTAAACCGCCTGATGAAGCAATTCGATCAGATGCAAACCATGATGAAGCGTCTGGGGAAAATGGGCAAGGCCGGCATGATGCGCGGTGGCCTTAAAGGACTCTTTGGGCGGTAG
- the bamA gene encoding outer membrane protein assembly factor BamA: MISKQKILSMALLLGVTGFVPSEAWADVAKSIRVQGNKRIESATVLSYIPIKAGKAYDQGDLDLALKDLYATGYFSDVQINRQGDALVIDVIENAIINQIAFEGNSKLKDDKLKEEVQLRPREVLSRTKIQSAQQRILDIYRRMGRYNATVVPKVIKQSDNRVDLVFEINEGDVTYVRKVNFIGNRHISSSHLEKALLTKQTRWYRFFASDDTYDPDRFIADQQLLREYYYDSGYPDFRLINAVSELSPDQKDLFLTFTLEEGPRYSFGKVEIKSKISKVDGSKLQGLVSYAEGDWFSRKMIEKTIQSITEAVGVQGFAFAQVEPIISKNNAAKTVDITYEISEGPRVYIERIDIRGNDRTRDEVIRREIRLQEGDAYNTTFVKRAEQNLNDLGYFKKVDVTAESGSAPDKAKLIITVEEQPTGELGLAIGFSTLDRALGNIHFAERNFMGTGRTIHSDFTLASRRQEFDVGITDPYFMGYNLEAGADLFHVRSKRISAFTEKNTGARTHVGYKLTDNWFQNWSYTIQKDDISDVPATSSVYIQNMKGGNVNSAIGHSIGYDRRNSRREPTAGYTVTLSNSFAGVGGDIGYLKNALGASYFYSPLDEVVMNARITAGHVLRAGKKLRVADQVFLGGDSFRGFEFGGMGPRDAKTKESIGGARYWVGTLETMFPIGLPNEFGVKGAVFTDFGSLWGCALKVPATQIATDRISSNKMRASVGVGLSWNSPFGPLRIDYSIPVRKQKDDEVQRIFFGVSSRF, from the coding sequence ATGATCTCCAAACAAAAAATACTAAGTATGGCCCTATTGTTAGGGGTAACTGGATTCGTTCCGTCTGAGGCATGGGCGGATGTTGCAAAGTCTATACGTGTTCAAGGAAACAAACGTATCGAATCCGCAACAGTCTTGTCCTATATTCCGATCAAGGCGGGGAAAGCCTATGATCAAGGTGATTTGGATTTAGCATTAAAAGATTTATATGCCACCGGGTATTTTTCTGACGTTCAAATCAACCGTCAAGGTGATGCCTTGGTTATTGACGTGATTGAAAATGCGATTATTAATCAGATTGCATTCGAAGGAAACAGCAAGCTTAAAGATGATAAGCTGAAAGAAGAAGTTCAGCTGCGCCCGCGTGAAGTTCTTTCTCGAACAAAAATTCAAAGTGCGCAACAACGTATTCTGGACATCTACCGACGGATGGGTCGATATAATGCCACGGTTGTGCCTAAGGTTATTAAGCAAAGTGATAACCGTGTTGATTTGGTTTTTGAAATCAATGAAGGCGACGTTACCTATGTTCGCAAGGTCAACTTTATTGGTAACCGGCATATTTCATCCTCGCATTTAGAAAAAGCATTGCTGACCAAGCAAACCCGTTGGTACCGTTTCTTTGCGTCCGATGATACGTATGATCCGGATCGCTTTATTGCCGACCAACAACTCCTTCGTGAATATTATTATGACAGCGGTTATCCCGATTTTCGTTTGATTAATGCGGTCTCCGAATTAAGCCCTGATCAAAAAGACTTATTCTTGACATTCACTTTAGAAGAAGGTCCGCGTTATTCCTTTGGTAAAGTTGAAATTAAATCAAAAATTTCTAAAGTTGATGGTTCTAAATTGCAAGGATTAGTTTCCTATGCTGAAGGTGATTGGTTCTCTCGTAAAATGATTGAAAAAACTATTCAATCGATTACCGAAGCTGTTGGTGTTCAAGGATTTGCCTTTGCTCAGGTTGAGCCAATTATCTCTAAGAATAATGCGGCAAAAACAGTTGATATCACCTATGAAATTTCCGAAGGACCGCGCGTTTATATTGAACGTATTGACATTCGTGGAAATGATCGAACCCGTGACGAAGTTATTCGCCGAGAGATTCGCTTGCAAGAAGGGGATGCCTATAACACAACCTTTGTAAAGCGTGCTGAGCAAAACTTGAATGACCTTGGTTACTTTAAAAAAGTTGACGTTACAGCTGAGTCTGGCTCTGCACCGGATAAAGCAAAGTTAATTATTACAGTGGAAGAGCAGCCAACGGGTGAGCTTGGTTTGGCGATTGGGTTCTCTACCCTAGACCGTGCGTTGGGTAACATTCACTTTGCTGAACGCAACTTTATGGGGACAGGGCGGACAATCCATTCTGACTTTACGTTGGCTAGCCGTCGTCAAGAATTTGACGTTGGTATTACAGATCCGTATTTTATGGGGTATAACTTAGAAGCTGGGGCTGATCTGTTCCATGTTCGATCCAAACGGATCTCTGCCTTTACGGAAAAGAATACCGGTGCGAGAACTCATGTTGGTTATAAACTAACGGATAACTGGTTCCAAAACTGGAGTTATACAATCCAAAAAGATGATATTAGCGATGTTCCGGCTACCTCATCTGTGTATATCCAAAATATGAAAGGCGGCAATGTGAACTCGGCGATTGGCCATTCGATTGGTTATGATCGTCGCAATAGCCGCCGCGAGCCAACTGCTGGTTATACCGTGACCTTAAGCAACTCATTTGCCGGAGTTGGTGGGGATATCGGGTATTTGAAGAATGCTTTAGGTGCGTCCTACTTCTATTCTCCATTGGATGAAGTTGTTATGAATGCGCGCATTACAGCCGGTCATGTTTTGCGGGCAGGTAAAAAACTGCGTGTGGCTGACCAAGTTTTCTTAGGGGGTGATAGCTTCCGTGGATTTGAGTTTGGTGGTATGGGACCGCGTGATGCAAAGACGAAGGAGTCAATTGGTGGCGCACGTTACTGGGTAGGTACCTTGGAAACGATGTTCCCGATTGGGCTTCCGAATGAATTTGGTGTTAAGGGAGCGGTTTTCACAGACTTTGGGAGTTTGTGGGGATGTGCCTTGAAAGTACCAGCGACACAAATCGCAACAGACAGAATTAGTAGCAATAAGATGCGTGCTTCTGTCGGTGTTGGTTTGTCTTGGAATTCACCGTTTGGTCCGCTTCGGATTGACTATTCAATTCCGGTTAGAAAACAAAAAGACGATGAAGTTCAACGAATTTTCTTTGGTGTTTCTTCACGGTTTTAA
- a CDS encoding DEAD/DEAH box helicase, with product MSAQSVTVNSNSDVTAKLRVFSGEVKVKDKPWSAAKSFVHVCAFLDGSAEALHKLESIGWQSVKTLGAVIDPSTLATTTHVILDSDKSLAQLAQEFYQIHMPELIEQGWDIDVDDSFPFRPIEVQGEWYANLDKAITTTTDWFDLELGLMIDGERVNILPLLVKMLREEGAKDKLKEALDDKEGGMVYVPLEDGRLLPVPADKIRFIAKTLIELHDADSLTDEGKLRLSTWQSTQLVEIEAAMQAAQMRWFGDEQVRELGAKLKDFTKISPVDMPDSLQCELRCYQKQGLSWLQFLRENNLNGILADDMGLGKTVQALSHILKEKESGRMDRPILVVAPTSLMVNWRHEAAKYAPKLKVLTLHGQDRKDFFNLINAHDLVLTTYPLLSRDKDHLVKHEFHMLILDEAQVIKNPNTMAHRTVQQINARHRLCLTGTPMENHLGELWALFYFLMPGFLGDQKKFNQTFRVPIEKHGDNDRRDNLARRVKPFMLRRTKSQVVSELPPKTEMIQTIELMPEQRALYESIRLTMHERVRQEIQEKGLNKSHIVILDALLKLRQVCCDPRLLKLDAARGVLESAKVQFLRDTLPEMIEEGRQILLFSQFTSMLALIEEELTKIGIPYVKLTGQTKDRATPIEEFQSGKAPVFLISLKAGGTGLNLTAADTVIHFDPWWNPAVENQATDRAYRIGQDKPVFVYKLITEGTVEEKIMMMQQRKATLLSGIFDGKQDTDGLFNADDLEALFEPLPQ from the coding sequence ATGAGCGCCCAATCTGTGACTGTAAATTCTAATTCTGATGTAACTGCAAAGTTGCGTGTTTTCTCTGGCGAAGTCAAAGTAAAAGATAAACCGTGGTCGGCGGCTAAATCCTTTGTCCATGTCTGTGCCTTTTTAGACGGCTCGGCAGAGGCTCTTCATAAACTTGAGAGTATCGGCTGGCAATCCGTTAAAACGCTGGGTGCTGTTATTGACCCATCAACCTTGGCGACGACAACGCACGTTATCCTTGATAGCGATAAAAGTTTGGCTCAACTGGCACAGGAATTTTATCAGATTCATATGCCTGAATTGATTGAGCAAGGATGGGATATCGATGTTGACGATAGCTTTCCGTTCCGTCCTATCGAAGTTCAAGGTGAATGGTATGCCAATCTGGATAAAGCTATAACGACAACAACAGACTGGTTTGATCTTGAACTTGGTCTGATGATTGATGGGGAACGGGTTAATATCTTGCCATTACTGGTTAAAATGCTCCGAGAAGAAGGTGCTAAGGACAAACTAAAAGAAGCTTTGGATGACAAAGAAGGGGGCATGGTGTATGTTCCTTTGGAAGATGGCCGTTTACTTCCTGTCCCCGCCGATAAGATTCGTTTTATTGCCAAAACATTGATTGAGCTACATGATGCGGATTCTTTGACGGATGAAGGGAAGCTAAGGCTATCGACGTGGCAATCGACTCAGCTTGTTGAAATTGAGGCTGCCATGCAGGCTGCACAAATGCGTTGGTTTGGTGATGAGCAGGTGCGAGAACTCGGGGCGAAACTTAAGGATTTTACCAAGATTTCTCCTGTTGATATGCCGGATTCCTTGCAATGTGAACTGCGGTGTTACCAAAAACAGGGACTCAGCTGGTTACAATTTCTGCGCGAAAATAACCTCAATGGAATTTTGGCAGATGATATGGGGTTGGGGAAGACTGTTCAGGCGTTGTCGCATATTCTTAAGGAAAAAGAATCTGGCCGTATGGATCGCCCTATTTTAGTTGTGGCGCCGACTAGTTTGATGGTCAACTGGCGTCATGAAGCTGCTAAATATGCTCCAAAACTTAAAGTTTTGACCTTGCATGGTCAGGATCGCAAAGATTTCTTTAATTTAATTAACGCTCATGATCTGGTCTTGACGACATATCCATTGCTATCGCGGGATAAAGATCATTTGGTTAAGCATGAATTCCATATGTTGATTTTGGACGAAGCCCAAGTCATTAAAAACCCCAACACCATGGCACATCGAACGGTGCAGCAGATTAATGCAAGGCATCGTTTGTGTTTGACTGGTACGCCTATGGAAAACCATTTGGGGGAACTTTGGGCGTTATTCTATTTCTTGATGCCCGGATTTTTGGGGGACCAAAAGAAATTTAATCAGACATTTCGTGTTCCGATTGAAAAACACGGGGATAATGATCGCCGTGATAATCTTGCAAGGCGCGTTAAGCCGTTTATGTTGCGGCGGACAAAAAGTCAAGTTGTGTCTGAACTTCCGCCGAAGACGGAAATGATCCAAACCATTGAGTTGATGCCGGAACAACGAGCCTTATATGAAAGTATTCGCCTTACGATGCACGAACGCGTGCGTCAGGAAATTCAAGAAAAGGGACTTAATAAAAGCCATATCGTCATCTTGGACGCACTACTAAAACTCCGTCAGGTTTGTTGCGATCCGCGCTTGCTTAAGCTGGATGCAGCACGAGGGGTTCTCGAGTCTGCTAAGGTTCAGTTCTTAAGGGATACCTTGCCGGAAATGATTGAAGAGGGGCGTCAGATTTTGTTGTTCTCTCAGTTTACCAGTATGTTGGCTTTGATCGAGGAAGAGCTTACAAAAATCGGCATTCCATATGTTAAGCTAACCGGGCAAACAAAAGACCGAGCAACGCCTATTGAAGAATTCCAATCCGGGAAAGCACCTGTGTTCCTGATTAGTCTCAAAGCTGGTGGAACTGGGTTAAACTTGACTGCGGCAGATACAGTTATTCACTTTGACCCATGGTGGAATCCTGCTGTTGAAAATCAAGCGACAGATCGTGCCTATCGTATTGGTCAAGATAAACCTGTTTTTGTCTACAAGCTTATAACCGAAGGAACTGTTGAAGAAAAGATTATGATGATGCAGCAACGCAAAGCAACACTATTGTCGGGGATCTTTGATGGTAAACAAGACACGGATGGTCTGTTTAATGCAGATGATCTAGAGGCATTGTTTGAACCATTGCCGCAGTGA
- a CDS encoding heme o synthase, producing MQTIAEHLQESERLEDYVSLLKPRVMSLVIFTAACGLLMAQSQQHWFLSILAIVCISLGAGASGALNMWYDRDIDAVMSRTKNRPLPDNRLNPENALSFGIITSILSVLTMGVAVNWIAAGWLAFTIFFYAVIYTMWLKRSTPQNIVIGGAAGALPPVVGWAATTGTTPIEAWLLFAIIFFWTPPHFWALSLHKNQDYVEAKVPMMPIIAGVQSTKRQIILYTVITVALTLLPVYMEQASLIYGAVASMLGLIFLGLTVQVYRAKDTVIAMRLFAYSIAYLFFIFLSLTLDTLLR from the coding sequence ATGCAAACTATTGCCGAACATTTACAAGAATCAGAACGACTTGAAGATTATGTTTCCTTGCTAAAACCTCGCGTTATGTCTTTGGTCATATTCACGGCCGCCTGCGGTTTATTAATGGCTCAAAGCCAGCAACATTGGTTCTTATCTATCCTTGCCATCGTTTGTATTTCACTGGGGGCCGGTGCATCCGGCGCCCTTAATATGTGGTATGATCGAGACATTGATGCGGTCATGTCCCGCACCAAAAACCGCCCCCTGCCTGACAATCGCCTTAATCCAGAAAATGCTTTATCTTTTGGCATAATCACATCCATTTTATCTGTTCTAACTATGGGAGTCGCCGTTAATTGGATCGCCGCAGGATGGTTAGCCTTTACCATTTTCTTTTATGCTGTCATCTATACCATGTGGCTAAAACGCTCGACTCCGCAAAACATCGTCATTGGTGGAGCCGCCGGCGCCTTACCCCCTGTCGTTGGTTGGGCAGCAACAACGGGAACAACACCTATTGAGGCATGGCTCCTGTTTGCCATCATCTTTTTCTGGACTCCCCCCCATTTCTGGGCATTGTCTCTTCATAAAAACCAAGACTATGTTGAGGCAAAAGTACCCATGATGCCGATCATAGCAGGTGTTCAGTCAACCAAAAGACAAATCATTTTGTATACCGTTATTACGGTTGCGTTAACTCTCTTACCTGTCTATATGGAACAAGCCTCACTTATTTATGGTGCAGTCGCCAGCATGTTAGGGCTTATCTTTTTAGGGTTGACGGTTCAGGTTTATCGCGCCAAAGATACGGTTATTGCGATGCGACTATTTGCCTATTCCATTGCTTATTTATTTTTCATATTCTTAAGTCTAACACTAGATACACTTCTGAGGTAA